From one Lycium ferocissimum isolate CSIRO_LF1 chromosome 7, AGI_CSIRO_Lferr_CH_V1, whole genome shotgun sequence genomic stretch:
- the LOC132062003 gene encoding uncharacterized protein LOC132062003 → MANHELIPGQNQDLAVDSENQEIVFDHTHQDMGISQNHGLELAQNQNHEHEMGIADSQNHHGNHEHHEYEHENGLPMEQKPEHENQELPNENNELVVSEQDELGIEENQELDDNLN, encoded by the coding sequence ATGGCGAACCATGAGTTGATCCCTGGCCAAAATCAGGATTTGGCTGTTGATAGTGAGAACCAGGAAATAGTGTTTGACCACACTCATCAGGATATGGGCATAAGCCAGAACCACGGACTGGAACTAGCCCAGAACCAGAACCATGAGCATGAGATGGGTATAGCGGACAGCCAAAATCATCACGGGAATCACGAGCATCATGAGTATGAGCACGAGAATGGCTTACCAATGGAGCAAAAGCCTGAGCATGAAAACCAGGAGTTGCCTAATGAAAACAATGAGTTAGTTGTTTCTGAACAAGATGAGTTAGGCATTGAGGAAAACCAAGAACTTGATGATAACTTGAATTAG